One Streptosporangium sp. NBC_01495 DNA window includes the following coding sequences:
- the nhaA gene encoding Na+/H+ antiporter NhaA, producing the protein MSGTSPGTPRLFSRGSWDEARRVADILRGETVGGALLLAGAVAAMIWANSPWSGSYEALRAVTVGPAALHLDLNLAAWASDGLLAIFFFVAGLELKREFVAGDLRQARRAAVPVAAAFGGVIVPAVLYLLVTLATGADGGAARGWAIPTATDIAFALAVLAVIGRYLPTALRTFLLTLAVVDDLLAIVIIAIFYTASLSLPALLGALVPLAIFAVLVQRRVRAWWLLLPLAVATWALMHASGVHATVAGVLLAFTVPVVRGERAGGPDAGPGLAEHFEHRLRPLSAGVAVPVFAFLSAGVSLGGLSGLATALTDPIAVGIVIGLVVGKPVGIMIATWLVARFTRADLDESLAWVDVGGLSVLAGIGFTVSLLIGELAFGAGSERDAHVKVAVLTGSLIAALAAALILRLRNRAYRRIHEAETADRDGDGIPDAYQQRP; encoded by the coding sequence ATGAGCGGCACCTCACCCGGCACGCCTCGCCTGTTCAGCCGAGGTTCGTGGGACGAGGCCCGCCGCGTCGCGGACATCCTGCGCGGGGAGACCGTCGGCGGAGCCCTGCTGCTGGCCGGTGCGGTGGCGGCGATGATCTGGGCGAACTCCCCGTGGTCGGGATCCTACGAGGCGCTACGCGCCGTCACGGTCGGACCCGCGGCCCTGCATCTGGATCTGAACCTGGCGGCCTGGGCCTCCGACGGGTTGCTGGCGATCTTCTTCTTCGTGGCCGGGCTGGAGCTCAAACGCGAGTTCGTCGCCGGTGACCTGCGCCAGGCACGGCGGGCCGCGGTGCCGGTCGCGGCCGCGTTCGGCGGCGTGATCGTCCCGGCCGTGCTGTACCTGCTCGTCACCCTCGCCACCGGCGCCGACGGCGGCGCGGCGAGAGGCTGGGCGATCCCGACGGCCACCGACATCGCCTTCGCGCTGGCCGTGCTCGCGGTCATCGGCCGGTACCTGCCCACGGCGCTGCGTACCTTCCTGCTCACCCTGGCCGTGGTCGACGACCTGCTGGCCATCGTCATCATCGCGATCTTCTACACCGCGAGCCTGTCACTACCGGCGCTGCTGGGCGCGCTGGTGCCGCTGGCGATCTTCGCCGTACTGGTGCAGCGCCGGGTGCGCGCCTGGTGGCTGCTGCTGCCGCTGGCCGTCGCGACCTGGGCGCTGATGCACGCCTCCGGGGTGCACGCCACCGTCGCCGGGGTGCTGCTGGCCTTCACGGTGCCGGTCGTCCGCGGCGAGCGGGCCGGTGGCCCGGACGCCGGGCCCGGCCTGGCCGAGCACTTCGAGCACCGCCTGCGACCGCTCTCGGCCGGGGTGGCCGTGCCGGTGTTCGCCTTCCTGTCGGCGGGGGTGAGCCTCGGCGGCCTGAGCGGCCTGGCCACCGCCCTGACCGACCCGATCGCGGTGGGCATCGTCATCGGGCTCGTGGTCGGCAAGCCCGTCGGAATCATGATCGCGACCTGGCTGGTGGCCCGCTTCACCCGCGCGGACCTGGACGAGAGCCTGGCCTGGGTGGACGTGGGCGGGCTGTCGGTACTGGCCGGGATCGGGTTCACCGTCTCCCTGCTCATCGGGGAACTGGCCTTCGGGGCCGGCAGCGAGCGCGACGCCCACGTCAAGGTGGCGGTCCTGACGGGCTCCCTGATCGCGGCCCTGGCGGCGGCGCTCATCCTCCGCCTGCGCAATCGCGCCTACCGGCGCATCCACGAGGCCGAGACCGCCGACCGCGACGGCGACGGCATCCCCGACGCCTACCAGCAGCGTCCCTGA